From one Simplicispira suum genomic stretch:
- a CDS encoding branched-chain amino acid transaminase — MSPVVPSMADRDGKIWMDGQMVDWRDAKIHVLSHTLHYGCGAFEGVRAYKTADGTAIFRLEEHTERLFNSAKILRMKIPFTKEEVNEAQKAVVRENKLESGYLRPLTWIGSQKLGVSPKGNQIHLMVAAWAWGAYLGEEGMKRGIRVKTSSYTRHHVNITMTQAKAVSNYTNSILANMEALDDGYDEALLLDSSGFVSEGAGENIFVVKNGVIYTPDLSAGALNGITRNTVLHIAKDLGLEVVQKRITRDEVYISDEAFFTGTAAEVTPIRELDRIELGAGERGPITEKVQSAFFDIVNGRNPKYAHWLSKV, encoded by the coding sequence ATGAGCCCCGTAGTTCCCTCGATGGCCGATCGTGACGGCAAGATATGGATGGACGGCCAGATGGTCGATTGGCGCGACGCCAAGATTCATGTGCTCTCGCACACCCTGCATTACGGCTGCGGAGCATTTGAAGGTGTTCGCGCCTATAAAACAGCGGATGGCACGGCCATCTTCCGGCTGGAGGAACACACAGAGCGCCTCTTCAACAGCGCCAAAATTCTGCGCATGAAGATCCCTTTTACCAAGGAAGAGGTGAACGAGGCGCAGAAGGCGGTGGTCCGCGAAAACAAGCTTGAATCGGGCTACCTGCGTCCATTGACCTGGATCGGTTCGCAAAAGCTGGGTGTTTCGCCCAAGGGCAATCAAATTCACCTGATGGTGGCTGCCTGGGCCTGGGGTGCCTATCTGGGCGAAGAAGGCATGAAGCGCGGCATCCGTGTCAAGACCAGCAGCTATACCCGCCACCACGTCAACATCACCATGACGCAGGCCAAGGCGGTCAGCAACTACACCAATTCCATCCTCGCCAACATGGAAGCGCTGGATGATGGCTACGACGAAGCCCTGTTGCTCGACAGCAGCGGTTTTGTATCCGAGGGTGCGGGCGAGAACATCTTTGTTGTCAAGAACGGCGTCATCTATACGCCCGACCTGTCGGCGGGTGCGCTTAACGGCATCACGCGCAACACCGTGTTGCACATCGCCAAGGACCTGGGGCTGGAAGTGGTGCAAAAGCGCATCACCCGAGATGAGGTCTACATCTCCGACGAGGCGTTTTTTACCGGCACGGCCGCCGAAGTGACGCCGATCCGCGAACTGGACCGCATTGAACTGGGCGCTGGCGAGCGCGGGCCCATCACGGAAAAGGTGCAGTCTGCGTTTTTCGACATCGTCAATGGCCGAAACCCCAAATATGCCCACTGGCTCAGCAAGGTGTGA
- a CDS encoding zinc-finger domain-containing protein, protein MKQTVIELLASDLNPEGGVYCPNPKAGMQLWNAHPKVYLDVAHAGMAKCPYCGTEYQLKAGETLNAGH, encoded by the coding sequence ATGAAACAAACTGTGATTGAACTGCTGGCGAGCGACCTCAACCCCGAGGGTGGCGTGTACTGTCCCAATCCCAAAGCGGGCATGCAGTTGTGGAACGCCCACCCCAAGGTGTACCTTGACGTGGCGCATGCAGGCATGGCCAAGTGCCCGTATTGCGGCACCGAGTACCAACTCAAGGCCGGGGAAACTCTGAACGCTGGGCACTGA
- a CDS encoding O-antigen ligase family protein, whose translation MISILAPAQPLSWQERLSSVAAFAVPGLALWLPSGYSYGAVLLLLGTLLTLNRWPRQRHEAFTWWFAASMLAMAVVWAAQADPAEHFGRADRPAKFILGAACLLFVTCYPPRPRALLAGLAVGSLGAGGLALWQMYGLHAERAWGHTNAIQYGNLALCLATMLALYTGAVWRQLRISVRVLCILGVLAGLDASVLSQSRGGWLALLLALPLGLAWLYMRRRETFRAVGLGVAAIVVVLMVFNGGVLMERVERMEHEIQTYDQRGEAGNSVGQRLEHWRFAWDIARERPLLGWGFAGYMAEKADRVAAGRYHPSIVEYKFVHNELLDQWVKLGILGPAMLLLFYALPLAMFLPKRERMKNYERDAELGAHALALRLCGTCIPVLYIGFGLTQVFFAHNSGIMFYLFMLMLLWAALRSVERQLDALAPPALASGALVQ comes from the coding sequence TTGATCTCAATCCTTGCGCCCGCGCAGCCTCTGTCCTGGCAGGAACGCCTCTCCAGCGTAGCGGCCTTTGCGGTCCCGGGTCTGGCGCTGTGGCTGCCATCGGGCTATTCGTATGGTGCCGTCCTGCTGCTGCTCGGGACGCTGCTAACGCTCAATCGCTGGCCGCGCCAGCGCCACGAAGCGTTCACCTGGTGGTTCGCAGCCAGCATGCTGGCCATGGCCGTAGTCTGGGCAGCGCAGGCCGATCCGGCAGAGCATTTCGGTCGCGCTGATCGCCCCGCCAAATTCATCCTCGGTGCGGCGTGCCTGCTTTTTGTCACCTGCTATCCGCCCCGGCCACGGGCGCTGCTTGCCGGGCTCGCGGTTGGTAGTCTGGGTGCAGGGGGGCTTGCGTTATGGCAGATGTACGGCCTGCACGCCGAGCGTGCCTGGGGCCACACCAACGCCATTCAGTACGGCAATCTCGCGCTGTGCCTGGCGACCATGCTGGCTTTGTATACGGGCGCCGTGTGGCGCCAACTGAGAATCTCCGTCCGTGTCCTTTGCATTCTTGGAGTGCTTGCAGGACTTGACGCGTCGGTGCTGTCGCAATCGCGCGGTGGTTGGCTGGCCTTGTTGCTCGCCCTGCCCCTGGGACTGGCCTGGCTTTACATGCGTCGACGCGAGACATTCCGGGCGGTGGGTCTGGGTGTGGCGGCCATTGTCGTCGTCCTGATGGTCTTCAATGGTGGCGTGTTGATGGAGCGCGTCGAGCGCATGGAGCACGAAATCCAGACCTACGATCAGCGCGGCGAAGCCGGCAATTCCGTAGGACAACGACTGGAACACTGGCGCTTCGCCTGGGACATCGCACGCGAGCGGCCGCTGCTGGGCTGGGGTTTTGCCGGTTACATGGCAGAAAAAGCAGATCGGGTGGCGGCGGGTCGCTACCATCCTTCGATCGTCGAATACAAGTTCGTTCACAACGAACTGCTCGACCAGTGGGTCAAACTCGGCATTCTGGGGCCTGCCATGCTGCTCCTGTTCTATGCCCTGCCGCTGGCCATGTTCCTGCCCAAGAGGGAGCGCATGAAAAACTACGAGCGCGACGCCGAACTGGGCGCTCACGCGCTGGCGCTGCGGCTGTGTGGCACCTGCATCCCCGTGCTCTATATCGGCTTTGGCCTGACACAGGTCTTTTTTGCGCACAACAGCGGCATCATGTTTTATCTGTTCATGCTGATGCTGTTGTGGGCTGCGTTGCGCTCTGTGGAGCGGCAACTCGATGCGCTGGCTCCGCCTGCGCTGGCCTCTGGCGCACTGGTCCAATGA
- a CDS encoding glycosyltransferase family 4 protein, whose amino-acid sequence MSTTPPALPRVLHFVTGGFSGATQVAVDLVRAHGESGLFESLLVLRRKRQTDPARVAALRAQGLAVEVVPGWSHAATIWQLVRLCRKFRPDLLVAHGFSEHLWGRYAGLIARVPRLVQVEHNSRERYTRWRQAQMRWLARRTRAIVGVSQGVREALLARGVDPSKTLAIPNGIRLEPYAQAHAYSYASREPGIVMAARFARQKDHASLLHALALLRERGRTPTLLLAGGGKASALWQANKLCSQLGLQSQVRFLGHCNDVPGLLMSQQVCVLSTHYEGMPLSLIEGMAAGCAVVGSRVPGVREVLQHERNGLLVDEGDPKALADVLERLLARPQEAAAMAAQGQRDARERHGLALMLARYEALFLRLLGQGPGEQGPV is encoded by the coding sequence ATGAGCACCACGCCTCCAGCGCTGCCGCGCGTGCTGCATTTCGTCACCGGTGGATTTTCCGGCGCTACGCAGGTGGCCGTGGATCTGGTGCGTGCGCACGGGGAGAGTGGCCTGTTTGAATCCCTGCTGGTGCTGCGGCGCAAGCGCCAGACCGATCCGGCGCGCGTCGCCGCCTTGCGTGCGCAGGGCCTGGCGGTGGAGGTGGTCCCGGGCTGGTCCCATGCCGCAACGATCTGGCAACTGGTGCGCTTGTGCCGCAAATTTCGGCCTGATCTGCTGGTGGCGCATGGCTTCAGCGAACACCTTTGGGGGCGCTATGCAGGGCTGATTGCGCGCGTACCGCGCCTGGTACAGGTGGAGCACAACTCGCGCGAGCGCTACACGCGCTGGCGCCAAGCACAAATGCGTTGGCTCGCGCGCCGCACCCGGGCCATCGTGGGCGTCTCGCAAGGCGTGCGCGAAGCGCTTCTGGCGCGTGGCGTGGATCCGTCGAAGACGCTGGCCATCCCCAACGGTATCCGGCTGGAGCCCTACGCGCAGGCGCACGCGTATTCCTATGCGTCGCGTGAGCCCGGCATCGTCATGGCCGCCCGGTTTGCGCGGCAAAAAGACCACGCGAGCCTGCTGCACGCGCTGGCCTTGCTGCGCGAACGCGGGCGGACGCCTACGCTGCTGCTTGCCGGTGGCGGAAAGGCCAGCGCGCTTTGGCAGGCCAACAAGCTGTGCAGCCAACTCGGTCTGCAGTCTCAGGTTCGATTTCTCGGCCATTGCAACGATGTGCCAGGTCTGCTCATGTCGCAGCAGGTGTGCGTGCTGTCTACCCACTACGAAGGCATGCCGCTGTCGCTGATCGAAGGCATGGCCGCCGGTTGCGCGGTGGTGGGCAGCCGGGTGCCGGGGGTACGGGAAGTGCTGCAGCACGAGCGCAACGGTCTACTGGTCGATGAGGGCGATCCCAAGGCACTGGCCGATGTGCTTGAGCGCCTGCTGGCGCGGCCACAAGAGGCGGCTGCGATGGCTGCCCAAGGGCAGCGCGATGCACGGGAACGCCATGGCCTGGCGCTGATGCTCGCGCGCTACGAAGCCCTCTTTCTTCGATTGTTGGGGCAAGGGCCTGGTGAGCAAGGACCTGTATGA
- a CDS encoding glycosyltransferase family 2 protein, whose product MKSAQEPIEVAPWLSVLVPAYNAAAYLGECVESVLAQGMAGVELVVVDDCSNDASAAILTQLATRWTKGFRVQRHARNRGLSSARNTLLEAARGEYLWFLDADDKLLPGALGELRDIVRTDAPDLVLCDFEVLRERRQIKHWLRGEHHRKSFIGAPGLLHGDTAQLLSGMLLAGQLHAWSKVSRRALWDSGLRFPPGQYFEDMATMSLLALAAGSSYYVPRPWVAYRQHDHSILANANWQKAQDQSRALVPLREALRLHASEQSPQLRLALAHQSARNLLGAMRYLHSQSSALASAGPLPALADQLRQNFRESSPLTAQELASAYLRRGWLLRRQKFLRWYGAYRA is encoded by the coding sequence ATGAAAAGCGCCCAAGAACCCATTGAAGTCGCGCCCTGGCTCAGTGTGCTGGTGCCCGCGTACAACGCGGCCGCTTATCTGGGGGAGTGCGTGGAATCGGTGCTGGCTCAGGGCATGGCAGGCGTTGAACTGGTGGTGGTGGACGATTGCTCCAACGATGCCTCGGCGGCGATTCTGACCCAGCTCGCCACGCGTTGGACGAAGGGCTTTCGTGTGCAGCGCCATGCGCGCAACCGGGGCTTGAGTTCGGCGCGCAACACCTTGCTGGAAGCCGCGCGTGGCGAATACCTCTGGTTTCTCGATGCCGACGACAAACTGCTGCCGGGCGCCCTGGGCGAGCTGCGCGACATCGTTCGGACCGACGCGCCCGACCTGGTGTTGTGTGACTTCGAGGTTTTGCGCGAACGCCGCCAGATCAAGCACTGGCTGCGCGGAGAGCACCACCGCAAGTCATTCATTGGTGCGCCTGGCCTATTGCATGGCGATACGGCGCAATTGCTGAGCGGCATGCTGCTGGCTGGGCAACTGCATGCCTGGTCCAAGGTGTCGCGGCGTGCGCTGTGGGATTCGGGCCTGCGCTTTCCCCCAGGCCAGTACTTCGAGGACATGGCCACCATGAGCCTGTTGGCGTTGGCGGCAGGTTCCAGCTACTACGTGCCCCGCCCGTGGGTGGCCTATCGGCAGCATGACCACAGCATTCTGGCCAATGCCAACTGGCAGAAGGCGCAGGACCAGTCGCGTGCCCTCGTGCCCTTGCGCGAGGCGCTGCGCTTGCATGCCAGCGAACAGTCCCCGCAGCTGCGCCTTGCCCTGGCGCACCAAAGTGCCCGCAATCTCCTGGGTGCCATGCGCTATCTGCACTCGCAATCGAGCGCACTTGCTTCGGCGGGCCCCTTGCCGGCGCTGGCCGACCAGCTGCGGCAGAATTTTCGCGAATCCTCGCCTTTGACTGCGCAGGAACTCGCAAGCGCCTATTTGCGGCGCGGCTGGCTCTTGCGGCGCCAGAAATTCCTGCGCTGGTATGGCGCCTACCGTGCATGA
- a CDS encoding glycosyltransferase family 32 protein translates to MKHAALPWRDRAELWLAGGLKRYFQWFARTAEAGVDAAGQEYVFGSHRPDERDDAHNARAIPPIVWTYWSGAATPPLIARCFANWRRFNPHFSIRVLDDDSVRDYLGELPQTLKNAGPTLRADWIRLELLRRHGGIWLDASTVLTAPLDWVLLQQQQSGSDLVAYYLDRYTAEARFPIVENWFLAAPPHSGLVADLQHEFTHTVLPLGGAGYVAHLQRLGHYEQLRQGIDLPNYLSMHLALQRVLRSGANYRLSLRRAEDGPFLYHALGQWGRTALKIRLLFLRAASAPPPLIKLRKPDRKRLDLYLERGLYLPESTFGRYLCPPPTP, encoded by the coding sequence ATGAAGCACGCAGCCCTGCCCTGGCGTGACCGCGCCGAGCTGTGGCTCGCAGGGGGACTCAAGCGCTATTTCCAGTGGTTTGCGCGCACGGCAGAAGCTGGAGTCGATGCTGCCGGCCAGGAATACGTTTTTGGCTCGCACAGACCCGATGAGCGTGATGACGCGCACAACGCGCGGGCGATCCCGCCGATTGTCTGGACCTACTGGAGCGGCGCGGCGACGCCCCCGCTCATTGCACGCTGCTTTGCCAATTGGCGCCGGTTCAACCCCCATTTCAGCATCCGGGTGCTGGACGATGACAGTGTGCGCGACTACCTGGGCGAACTGCCACAGACGCTCAAGAACGCAGGTCCCACCCTGCGCGCCGACTGGATTCGCCTCGAACTGCTGCGCCGCCATGGCGGCATCTGGCTCGATGCCAGCACCGTGTTGACGGCACCGCTCGACTGGGTGTTGTTGCAGCAGCAGCAAAGCGGCAGCGACCTCGTTGCCTACTACCTTGATCGCTACACCGCGGAGGCGCGGTTTCCGATCGTGGAAAACTGGTTTCTTGCGGCCCCGCCGCACAGTGGTTTGGTGGCGGATCTGCAGCACGAATTCACCCACACCGTGCTGCCGCTGGGCGGCGCAGGCTATGTCGCGCATCTTCAGCGGCTGGGCCACTACGAACAGCTGCGCCAGGGCATTGACCTGCCCAACTACCTCAGCATGCATCTGGCGCTGCAGCGCGTGCTGCGCAGCGGCGCCAACTACCGCCTGTCGCTGCGCCGCGCGGAAGATGGCCCATTCCTCTATCATGCGCTGGGCCAATGGGGGCGCACCGCCCTCAAGATCCGCTTGCTGTTCTTGCGTGCGGCGAGCGCGCCGCCTCCGCTGATCAAATTGCGCAAGCCCGACCGCAAACGCCTGGATTTGTACCTGGAGCGCGGTTTGTACCTGCCTGAGAGCACCTTCGGGCGCTATCTGTGTCCGCCGCCAACGCCATGA
- a CDS encoding NAD(P)H-dependent flavin oxidoreductase, translating into MTQLEASRFSKQFSLVTPIALAPMALASGGALAAACARAGALGLVGGGYGDLDWTQREYRLALQAAASQRIGIGFITWKLDEDASALDWVLDLPAEERPRAVMLSFGDARRYAARIAASGAPLICQIQRLEQAKQALEAGAQVLVAQGAEAGGHGMNGLDGRSTLTLVPELADWLASKAPETLLLAAGGIADGRGLAAALTLGADGALLGTRFWATQESLAPLGAKQAALTAGGDGTARSAVFDILRRKHWPTPYDFRALRNDLHRSWEGRVDALRAAPEAARASYDAGVQAGDYSRAHATVGEAIGLVHDLPEAGALVKRLHAQAQAALGG; encoded by the coding sequence ATGACGCAGCTCGAAGCCTCTCGTTTCTCCAAGCAGTTTTCCCTGGTCACACCGATCGCTCTGGCGCCCATGGCGCTGGCTTCGGGAGGCGCATTGGCGGCTGCGTGCGCACGCGCTGGCGCGCTGGGTCTGGTGGGCGGTGGCTACGGAGATCTGGACTGGACGCAGCGCGAATACCGCCTGGCTTTGCAGGCAGCAGCCAGCCAGCGCATCGGCATTGGTTTCATCACCTGGAAGCTCGACGAAGACGCCTCGGCGCTGGACTGGGTGCTGGACCTGCCTGCCGAAGAGCGCCCGCGCGCCGTGATGCTCTCGTTCGGCGACGCCCGCCGCTACGCCGCCCGCATTGCTGCCAGTGGCGCGCCCCTGATCTGCCAGATACAGCGCCTGGAGCAAGCGAAGCAGGCCTTGGAGGCGGGAGCCCAGGTGCTGGTAGCCCAGGGCGCGGAGGCCGGCGGCCACGGCATGAATGGACTGGATGGCCGCTCCACCCTGACGCTGGTGCCCGAGCTGGCCGACTGGCTGGCAAGCAAGGCCCCCGAGACCTTGCTGCTGGCGGCGGGCGGCATTGCCGACGGCCGGGGCCTGGCGGCCGCCCTGACCCTGGGCGCCGACGGCGCGCTGCTGGGCACACGCTTCTGGGCCACGCAAGAGAGCCTGGCACCTCTCGGCGCCAAGCAGGCAGCACTGACCGCCGGTGGCGACGGAACCGCACGCAGCGCCGTGTTTGACATTCTGCGGCGCAAGCATTGGCCGACGCCCTATGATTTTCGGGCGCTGCGCAACGACCTGCACCGCAGCTGGGAGGGCCGCGTGGACGCGCTGCGCGCTGCGCCCGAGGCAGCCCGGGCGAGCTACGACGCCGGGGTACAAGCAGGCGACTATTCCAGGGCACACGCTACCGTGGGCGAAGCCATCGGCCTGGTGCACGACCTCCCCGAAGCCGGTGCACTTGTCAAACGCCTGCACGCGCAGGCCCAAGCGGCGCTTGGCGGCTGA
- a CDS encoding HAMP domain-containing sensor histidine kinase, whose protein sequence is MFLINPFSRRLYLRIWLAVVGGVAVLTLVVGWAWRVAAEQNEVQRVQAPREVVLRNSQGDVMGNGVVQRVPGEGIEFKVDLESGDALVLQVAPRERGQRGERGRRDRDTAFWTRPPFGFLWMLGLVGIAVALGVFPIIRRLLLRLEVLQRGVQRFGSGDLAARVPEQGHDEVADLSRQFNAAAARIEALVASHKSLLANASHELRSPLTRIRMGLALMDGEHPSPQFRREIERNISELDQLVEEILLASRLDAREADVGDIESVDLVGLAAEECARVGADLEASGEDIEVTGVAKLLRRALRNLLENARRYSKGEVTVILQRSNGWAQVRVCDHGPGVPEAQRERIFEPFYRLPGASERAGGVGLGLALVRSIATRHQGSVHCEDHAGGGACFVLRLPLAGSGAKIGA, encoded by the coding sequence ATGTTTTTGATCAACCCCTTTTCCCGCCGCCTCTACCTGCGCATCTGGCTGGCCGTGGTCGGTGGCGTGGCGGTGCTCACCCTGGTAGTGGGCTGGGCTTGGCGCGTCGCAGCCGAGCAGAACGAAGTCCAGCGCGTGCAGGCGCCGCGCGAAGTGGTGCTGCGCAATTCCCAGGGCGATGTGATGGGCAACGGCGTTGTCCAGCGGGTGCCTGGTGAGGGCATCGAGTTCAAGGTGGACTTGGAGTCTGGGGACGCCCTGGTCCTTCAGGTGGCTCCGCGCGAGCGCGGGCAGCGCGGCGAAAGGGGTCGGCGCGATCGCGACACCGCTTTCTGGACACGTCCACCGTTTGGTTTTCTCTGGATGCTGGGCCTAGTAGGCATCGCCGTGGCCCTGGGGGTGTTTCCCATCATTCGCCGGCTGCTGCTGCGCCTTGAGGTGCTGCAGCGCGGCGTGCAGCGTTTTGGCAGCGGCGACCTGGCCGCGCGCGTGCCCGAGCAAGGCCACGACGAGGTAGCCGACCTCTCGCGCCAGTTTAACGCGGCCGCAGCGCGCATCGAAGCGCTGGTGGCTTCGCACAAATCGCTGCTGGCCAACGCCTCGCACGAATTGCGCTCCCCGCTGACCCGCATCCGCATGGGCCTGGCGCTGATGGATGGTGAGCACCCCTCGCCGCAGTTTCGCCGTGAAATTGAGCGCAACATTAGCGAGCTGGACCAGTTGGTGGAAGAAATTCTTCTGGCCAGCCGGCTCGATGCCCGCGAGGCCGATGTGGGCGATATCGAAAGCGTGGACCTGGTGGGTCTCGCCGCCGAGGAGTGCGCGCGCGTGGGCGCCGACCTGGAGGCCAGCGGAGAGGATATCGAGGTGACCGGCGTGGCCAAGCTGCTGCGCCGCGCGCTGCGCAATCTGCTGGAGAACGCTCGGCGCTACAGCAAGGGCGAGGTCACCGTCATCCTGCAGCGCAGCAACGGCTGGGCGCAGGTGCGGGTGTGCGACCACGGCCCAGGGGTGCCCGAGGCGCAGCGTGAACGCATCTTCGAGCCCTTCTACCGCCTGCCTGGGGCCAGCGAGCGCGCGGGTGGCGTGGGCCTGGGGCTGGCTCTGGTGCGCTCGATTGCCACACGCCACCAAGGCAGCGTGCACTGCGAAGACCACGCGGGCGGCGGTGCCTGCTTTGTGCTGCGGCTGCCGCTCGCTGGGAGTGGCGCGAAAATCGGCGCATGA
- a CDS encoding response regulator transcription factor — protein sequence MTTQLLMIEDDTRLADMVVEYLAQSGMQVAHCADGRSGLARLQSPGASSPPELVILDLMLPDMDGLDVCRSIRALQGPMARVPVLMLTAKGDPMDRIIGLELGADDYLPKPFEPRELLARIRAVLRRRDEGAAPTSQVLRFGTLEIDRDARIVSVAGQPCELTSYQFDLLVAMAERAGRVLTRDQIMEAVRGRELEAFDRSIDVHMGRIRAAIEEDAKNPRRILTVRGVGYVFAKQQD from the coding sequence ATGACCACGCAGTTGCTGATGATTGAAGACGACACCCGCCTGGCGGACATGGTGGTGGAATACCTTGCCCAGTCGGGCATGCAGGTGGCGCATTGCGCCGACGGCCGCAGCGGCCTGGCGCGGCTGCAATCGCCGGGCGCCTCGTCCCCGCCCGAGCTGGTGATTCTTGACCTGATGCTGCCCGACATGGACGGGCTGGACGTCTGCCGCAGCATTCGCGCCCTGCAGGGGCCGATGGCGCGCGTGCCGGTGCTCATGCTCACCGCCAAGGGTGACCCGATGGACCGCATCATCGGGTTGGAACTGGGCGCCGACGACTACCTGCCCAAGCCCTTCGAGCCGCGCGAGCTGCTGGCCCGCATCCGTGCGGTGCTGCGCCGGCGCGACGAAGGCGCCGCGCCCACCAGCCAGGTGCTGCGCTTTGGCACGCTGGAGATTGACCGCGACGCGCGCATCGTGAGCGTGGCGGGACAGCCCTGCGAGCTGACTTCGTACCAATTCGACCTGCTGGTGGCGATGGCCGAACGCGCCGGCCGCGTGCTCACGCGCGACCAGATCATGGAGGCCGTGCGCGGGCGCGAGCTCGAAGCTTTTGACCGCTCCATCGACGTGCACATGGGCCGCATTCGCGCCGCCATCGAGGAAGATGCCAAGAACCCGCGCCGGATTCTGACGGTGCGCGGGGTGGGCTACGTCTTTGCCAAGCAGCAGGATTGA
- a CDS encoding AmpG family muropeptide MFS transporter yields MPPATSPAPAGRRSWREAWLIYLEPASLRMLTLGFSAGLPLLLVLGTLSFWLREAGVDRTTIGYLSWVGLAYAFKWVWAPLVDRLPLPLLTRTLGRRRSWLLLSQAMVMAGLAGMAFNDPRIALTPMVWCALAVAFGSATQDIALDAFRIESADTERQAALSATYQTGYRLAMIWAGAGVLWVAARAEVAGVAGYQQGAWQTAYLVMAASMLVGTVTVLLSREPAPRPLPPARNAAQWLHGALIEPFADFLGRYRWQAVLILALIAVYRISDVVMGIMANPFYVDMGYSKDEVAAVTKVFGVLMTLAGAFLGGVLALRIGVMRVLMLGAVLSAASNLLFAWLGTRGHDLTGLIFVISADNLAGGIASAAFIAYLSGLTNVQYSATQYALLSSVMLLLPKWIAGFSGRFVDANGYTEFFVGTALLGLPVLLLVALVSRLKTESSA; encoded by the coding sequence ATGCCCCCAGCCACTTCCCCCGCCCCCGCAGGCCGCCGCAGCTGGCGCGAAGCCTGGCTGATTTACCTGGAGCCGGCCAGCCTGCGCATGCTCACCCTGGGATTTTCGGCCGGGCTGCCGCTCTTGCTGGTGCTGGGCACGCTGAGCTTCTGGCTGCGCGAGGCGGGCGTGGACCGCACCACCATCGGCTACCTGAGCTGGGTGGGCCTGGCCTATGCTTTCAAGTGGGTCTGGGCGCCGCTGGTGGACCGGCTGCCGCTGCCGCTGCTGACGCGCACGCTCGGGCGGCGGCGCAGCTGGCTGCTGCTGTCGCAGGCGATGGTGATGGCGGGCTTGGCGGGCATGGCCTTCAACGATCCACGCATCGCCCTGACCCCCATGGTGTGGTGCGCGCTGGCTGTGGCCTTTGGCTCGGCCACGCAGGACATTGCGCTGGACGCCTTTCGCATCGAGTCGGCCGACACAGAGCGCCAGGCGGCGCTGTCCGCCACCTACCAGACGGGCTACCGCCTGGCCATGATCTGGGCCGGTGCCGGCGTACTGTGGGTGGCCGCACGGGCCGAGGTGGCGGGCGTGGCGGGCTACCAGCAGGGCGCCTGGCAAACCGCCTACCTGGTGATGGCGGCATCGATGCTGGTGGGCACCGTCACGGTGCTGCTCTCGCGCGAGCCCGCACCCCGGCCGCTGCCGCCCGCGCGCAACGCGGCACAGTGGCTGCACGGCGCGCTCATCGAACCGTTTGCCGACTTCCTAGGCCGCTACCGCTGGCAGGCGGTGCTGATTCTGGCGCTCATCGCCGTCTACCGCATCAGCGACGTGGTGATGGGCATCATGGCCAATCCGTTTTATGTGGACATGGGCTACAGCAAGGACGAAGTGGCCGCCGTGACCAAGGTGTTTGGCGTGCTGATGACGCTGGCCGGCGCCTTTCTGGGCGGCGTGCTGGCGCTGCGCATCGGCGTGATGCGCGTGCTGATGCTGGGCGCTGTGCTGTCCGCCGCCAGCAACCTGCTGTTCGCCTGGCTGGGCACGCGCGGGCACGATCTCACGGGCCTGATCTTTGTCATCTCGGCCGACAACCTGGCGGGCGGCATTGCGTCGGCCGCCTTCATCGCCTACCTTTCTGGCCTGACCAACGTGCAGTATTCGGCCACGCAGTACGCCCTGCTCAGCTCGGTGATGCTGCTGCTGCCCAAATGGATCGCCGGGTTCTCGGGCCGCTTCGTGGATGCGAACGGATACACCGAGTTCTTTGTCGGCACGGCGCTGCTGGGACTGCCCGTCCTGCTCTTGGTGGCGCTTGTTTCAAGGCTTAAAACCGAATCTAGCGCTTGA
- a CDS encoding helix-turn-helix domain-containing protein, protein MAHAPVLVPLLSVRQYSGEHAAHAHDHAQVLYALRGRMELEVNGRAAFVDTTCGMVVPAGTRHGFLALPGARLLVIDAPAQAGVERVRRFAVGPAQLGWSASDDAAARLQQILQSRRVLARRTIRPEQMAQTVGAALHEPWPTARMAALCALSPQRFHARWRELTGQTPQVWLRALRLDAAQRLLARGQSVEAAALQVGYASASALGFALRRERGCGARALRRALR, encoded by the coding sequence ATGGCCCATGCCCCGGTTCTTGTGCCCCTTCTTTCCGTGCGCCAGTACAGCGGCGAGCACGCGGCGCACGCGCACGACCACGCCCAGGTGCTCTACGCGCTGCGCGGGCGCATGGAGCTGGAGGTGAATGGCCGTGCTGCATTTGTCGACACCACCTGCGGCATGGTCGTTCCGGCTGGCACGCGGCATGGTTTTCTGGCGTTGCCGGGCGCGCGCCTGCTGGTCATCGATGCGCCCGCGCAGGCAGGTGTGGAGCGGGTGCGGCGCTTTGCCGTGGGACCTGCGCAGCTGGGCTGGAGTGCGAGCGACGATGCGGCTGCACGGCTCCAGCAGATCTTGCAGTCCCGGCGCGTGCTGGCGCGCCGCACCATCCGGCCCGAGCAGATGGCACAGACCGTGGGTGCAGCCTTGCACGAGCCCTGGCCCACCGCCCGCATGGCGGCGCTGTGCGCCTTGAGCCCGCAGCGCTTTCATGCCCGCTGGCGGGAGCTGACGGGCCAGACGCCCCAGGTCTGGCTGCGCGCGCTGCGGCTGGACGCGGCGCAGCGCCTGCTGGCGCGCGGCCAGTCAGTGGAAGCCGCCGCGCTGCAAGTGGGCTACGCCAGTGCCAGCGCCCTCGGCTTTGCGTTGCGGCGCGAGCGAGGGTGCGGCGCCCGCGCCTTGCGCCGGGCGCTCAGATAG